The Candidatus Bathyarchaeia archaeon DNA segment CGTCGTATTCCCTTTCGCCCAGCGGTTCAGGCCATTTGTGTATTCCTTTTCCGTCACTTTTCGTCTGAAAATAGATTACGCCGTCCACTTCTATTTTAGCTACAACCCGTGTTATGATTATTCCGCTTTCTTGAGAAGAACCAGCTTGTGGTGTACGAAAAACTACGATGTCGCTGTTTGGATATTCAGAGTTAACGTTCTCTGCGCTTACTCCTTGAACCACTATTATGTCTCCTCTATGCAGCGTATGTTCAAACGGATGCGTAAAACCATCACATGAGCCTTGCACAGCGCACATGTCGCCTGAAGAAACAAGAAGCAGAGGCTGCTCTGTGTTCAACGCAAATTTTAATGCGAACCAAAAACCTAAAAGTCCAACAGTCAACACTAAAAGGAATATAACAATCTTTAGAAGTCTTCTTTTGCAGACGTCTTGAAGTTTTGCAAAACCTAGTTTGCGTGGCTTTGACTGCATATTCCTAAGTGTACTATTTTGTTAATATAGGCTTTTGAGCCTCAACAACGGTTTCCACCTTTTTCCTACGTCTCAGAAATTTCACCAGTTCCCAAACGTCCACCATTATCAAGAGAATTATTGCAGCTTGAGCCCACGAGAAGGTTGGAACACCCAATCGTATTCCCTCATGTGCACCGTCGCTTACGTTGGCATTGATTGTGTAGGATAGGAAGTTGGAAATAAGATAAACTTCGTGAACGTTGCTGAAGTTGTCGTGAAACTCTACGTCAGGATACATTCCCTGGATTGGAACATTTTGCGCTGGGTTGGCTCCGGGCTGCCAAAAAGTGAAGGCTCCCCATAAACTAAAGGCTATAAAAGTTATGATTAGCATGTTTATGACAAGAAGATAAACCATGTTTAGGCTGATTTTTCCAAACAGTTTCTTCTCTTTCCATATCACTGTCTTTTCACCTTGTTTCTCTTCTTTTTCACTTTCAAAGGGAAACGTCAGAAACAACACAATTATAATGATGATTACAATTGTGAACAGATACATGTTTGCCTTCGACTGCATAAGCAGCGCTAAATTGCCAACCCAAGGAATTTTTCCCACAACTTTTCCAACAAGTAGGGATGCGGGCCAAGGAGAAAATTGGTCTCTTTCTCCGGGAACGTTGTCTCCTTTTGTGTAGATGATGTAGCCGCTACTGGTGTTTTCTATTCTGACGGCTCTGTGGACAATAAGGTCTTCTGGTTTAGATTTGTTTCTGAAGACGACGATGTCTCCGTCGAGGTAGTTGGCGTGGATTTGTTCTGGTGGTACACCTTGGACTATTATTAGGTCGCCTACCTTTAGTGTTGGCAGCATGCTTGTGGAGGCTACTGCTAATGCGGGGTGTTCAGTGTTAAGCGCAAACTGTACACCATACCAGAACCCGAAAACTATGCCCAACATTAAGAGAATCGTTATTATAGTTTGGACATACTCGTTTTTCCACAGTTTCTTGAGTGTTGCCGTTGCCAATTTTGTGCCTTCTTTGTATTGGGAGTTCTTGTTGTTTTAGGCTTCTATGCTTTAAAACTTACCGCTTTTTAAGCAGTTGAAAAATAGGGGGGAGGAGGGGGTAAGTGCGAAGCGCTGATGAGTGGAGTTTAAACTTTCTTCTTGCTTAGGACTTCTCGGAATGGTTTCTTACATTTGGGGCAGTCGAAAAGTCCGATTTCCAACTGCATTCTTTTTCCTGATTTGTCTGGGCGTCCAGCCATTGTCCACTTCTTCTTTGGCGATGAGACGACGGTTCCGCATTTTGGACATTTAGCCATTTAATTTCCTCCAATATTCTCAGTATCCATGGTTTCATATGATGGTAGATAAAAAACTTTCCATTGTTTTCGGATAGAAAAGTTGCGCTTGGACATTTTGTTTAAACATTTTTATTGCAAAAGCATGGTGATGATTTGGCAAAGACTTTTAAATTAAAGCCTAAAAATGGGTACGTGGCTGGTTGGAATCGCTTATGGAAGAAGATTTGGCGCTGTTTGCTGTGGGTTATGCGGTTAAATTTGGCGCGGATTACGTGGATGTGAGGCTTGAAGACCATTATAATGAGCTTATAACCGTTGCTGATGGCAAGGTTCAACGTGGAGTCATTAATCGGAAGCGTGGATTGGGCGTTAGAACGCTGGTTAATGGTGCATGGGGTTTTCAGTCAACGACAAATTTAAGTAAAAATGGAGTTAAGCAAGCGGTGGAAATTGCATTCAAAATAGCAAAAGCATCAAGCCGGCATGTCCATGCGCCAGTCAAGCTTGCGCCTACCAAAGCGTACAAGATTTCTTACGAGACTAAGGTAAAGGTTGACTTGGAAAATGTGGCTTTTGAGGATAAGCTTAAAGAGATGATGACATGGGAGAAAAAACTGCACACTTCAAAAAGAATTGTTCGAGGCACAGTTGACTATACGGGAATAAAAATTGACAAAGTCTTCGTGAACAGTGAAGGCGCAAACATTCGTTTTTCTAATTCTGTAGCGTGGGTTGGTTTGAAGGCTGACGCTAAGAAAGGCGATGTGACGCAGTTTTATGAGAAAATGACGGGGCATTCTGGCGGTTATGAAATATTTCAGAAAAAAGACATGGAAGAAATAAGCGCGGAGACTGGAAGAAAAGCAGAGAGTTTGCTGAAGGCTAAGGCTGTCAAGACAGAGAAGGACGCGGTGGTTGTTCTAGACAGCAATTATGTTGCTTTGCTTACGCATGAGATTGTTGGGCATCCAAGCGAGGCGGACAGAGTTCTTGGACGTGAGGCTGCTTGGGCTGGGACAACATGGTGGGCTGACAAGATTGGCGAGAAAATAGGCTCAGACTATTTCACGGCGTATGATGACCCTACGGTTGCTGGCACTCTTGGCTACTTTCTTTACGACGACGAAGGCGTGAAAGCCAAGCGGAAAGTGCTCATTGAAAAGGGTGTTTTAAAAGGGCACATGCACAGCCGCGAGACCGCTGCCATTTTTGGTGTTGAGCCGAACGCGGGGATGCGGGCGATAACGTTCGAGTATATCCCGTTGATTCGCATGTCTAACACTTTTTTGGGCGAGGGTGAATGGAAGAGGGATGAGCTTATTGAGGACACTAAGCGTGGATATTTGATTTCGTGTATGCGGCATCCGTCCATAGATGATAAGCGGTATAACTGGACAATTAGTGCGCAGGAGGCTTATGAGATAAAGAACGGCGAGTTAACAACGCATTTGCGGGACGTAGCCTTAACGTCTACTGCGCCTAAATTCTTCAAAAGTATAAACGCTGCTACCAAAGATGTGGAGCTTGTGCCGTTGCCTGGATGTGGCAAAGGCGACCCGATGCAAGCGTTGTATGTGGGGAATGGTGGTCCTTACATTCGTGGGGTTGCCACTGTTTTGGGGGTGCAATGATTATGGCGTCTGCTTTGGATTGTTTGAAGGAAGCTGGGGAAGCTGTTTTGAGGATTGCTGAGAAGCGAGGATTAAGCGAAGCGGAGGCTTTTCTTGTTTCGAACAGGGTGTTAACTGTTAGGCTTGTGAATAATGCGGTTTTTGAGTCTAAGGGCGTGCATGATGTTGGTGTTGGCTTACGCGTCCTTAAGGGCAATATGCTGGGCTTTAGTTCTACGGCAGACTTGTCGAAAGGGTCTTTGGAGAAGCTTGTTGACTCGGCTTTGGCTACTGCGAAAGCCAGAAAATTGCCGTTCAAATACTCTTTTCCTAAGCCAAGCAAGGTTCCGAAGGTTTCTGGAGTTTATGATAAGCGGTTGGCTGAGCTTCCTTCGGAGAAAGCTGTTGACCTTGCGTATGATATGGTTGAGGCGTCGCTTGGGTATAGCAAGAAGGTTGTGGACAATGCTGGTGTACTGAACATCGTGAATTATGAAACGCTCGTTTTGAACACGCATGGGGTTTCTGCAGAAAACTGTGGAACATTCTTTGAGGCTAGCTTAAGTGCGACGGCTAAAAGTGGAAAAGACGTTTCTGAAGGCTCAGATGCGACTGCCGGGCGAAGCTTAAAAGAGCTTAAGCCAAAAGGCGTCGGCGAGAAAGCGGCGGAGATGGCTGTTTGTGGATTAAAGGCGAAGAGGTTAAAGGCGGACACTTATACGGTGATTTTGGATTATGAGCCAACTCACGCATTAATCGGCTATCTTTCCATGCTGGTTAGTCCATTGTTTGCGAAGCTTTTCTCTCCGCTTTTGTTGGACAAAGTAGGCAAGAAAGTGGCTAGTTCACAGTTGACTTTGGTTGATGACCCTTTAATGCCGAACGGTGTAGGCTCGGCGCCTGTGGATGATGAGGGAACGCCGTCCAAAAAGAATGTTATAATTGATAAAGGCGTTCTGAAAACTTTCGTATACGACAGTTTTTATGGAACTATGGAAAAGAAAAGAACAACCGCAAGCGCTGTTCGGGCGTCGCTGGCTGTTGGCGTTAGCAGTTTTCCAGGCAAAAACTACAATTGCGAGAATGTTCCAGTGCCTAGAAACGCCTATTTTGAAGTTGGAAAATGGAAGCGAGAGGAAATTTTGGAAGAGACAAAGAATGGTTTGCTTATTAGACGTTTTCATTATACGCGGTTGACGAATCCGACGCGTGGCGATTTTACGAGTATTCTGCGGATGGGCTTGATGACTGTGAAGAACGGCGAAATAGTAGGTGCTGTTGCGAAGTCAAGACTACTGGATAATTTGCTGAGCATGCTGGCGAATGTTGACGCTGTTTCAGATAAACTGGTTGTTGCAGGCGGCTGGGGAGACTACACGCACACGCCAGTAATCCGTACAAAAGCGCACATTACACCAATAGATTAGCCTTTTTCTCTTTTTCTTTCATTGTTCAAGGTTTTTGCTGTACCAGACGTAGGTTTGTGCCTCTTTAAAGCCTAATTTTTTGATAAAGCGTATTCCCGCTGGATTATTGCTTTCCACGTCAACCATGACGATGCGTGCGCCTTTCTCTTTGAAACGTTTCTCCAGTTCTCTGTAGAGTCTTCTTCCCACACCAGTTTTCTGGAAGCGTTTCTGCACGCCAGCCCAAACAAAATAGCCATACGTCCACGGACTAAATGGACGTTTCAAAATTGTTCCCAAAGCAAAGCCGACTATTTTGTTTGTTTTGGTATGTTCGGCTACGAGGCACAGTTCCGGGTCGTTGCTGAAAAGCGAAAGCAACTCGTCAGTGTTCCACGTTCTGTAAGTATATTGCAAACTTGACGGAGTGAAAGTTTTCTCGCCCAAATGCCAAACACTCGGAACGTCTTCCAAGGTCATCTGTCGGATTTCGATATTTGATTTAGGCTTTTTTATAGATTTTTTACGTTTGTTCACTTCTTGGAACCCAACGGTTTTTCTTTTTTTATTCTAAAACAGTTATGATTGTTCATTAAATCTTTATGCTGGAAATCATTGTTTTAGCATGTTGCATCCTTTGATTGTGAAGACATAGGCTTGTGTTTGGCTTGTTGGGTAGGGCATTAGAAAGGTTAGGTCTATTGTTTCTAGAAGAAGCATTTGCGCTTTATAATCATCGCTTAGGATTAGCCTTAACCAGACGTTTCCTTGCGTGCTATGTGTTGCGCTTATGAGCGGGCATAGGTAGCGGCTTCCATTTATAATGGCGTACAGCTTCACTTGGTCTATGACGGATTCAGAAAAGTTCAAACCCAGCCAGCCTTCTCGCAAACGAAACTTAACCGTATAACTGCTTACGCCAACGTCCTCCTTTGAAACTTGCACCTCGCGGACCACATCCTCACCGGTTGGATTATGAATGTCTATGACGCCGTAATCTATCCATGCCGTGCCATTCCAAACAAACAAGGTTGGACACGGTTCGCTTGGACCGCCTCCAGTGAAGTTGCTGAAGACCGCTGTTAGAGAGTGATCTGTGTTCATCAGAACATTTATGGTGTTGCTAAAATTGTAGTAGGCAGTGCCGTCCAGAACCCAACATTTAAGATAGTAGCCGTTGGCTGTGTCGGGAAAAGCAGTGACCGTTGCATACGCGTCCTCCACATACGCGTATGTTCCAGGAGGCGGGTTGGTTGTGCCACCATCAGAGGCGCTGACATTTAACTGTCTCAACTGCTGAAAGCTTACCGACATGCTATAAAAGCCGAAGCCTCCGTTTGTCGCGTTGACTTTTATATACCACCAGCTGCTTTCTCTTAACTCGTCTCCTTGAACGAGTTCTGCTTGTCCTGCTGGATTTTCAGATATGGAAATGATGTGGCGAGTTGAATTGTAAAGGTAGAGGTCGTAATTTGTATTGTTCGGCAGTGTTGGTGCAACAGTTACGCATACACGTCTATAGTAAGGAACATAGACTCTATAGTAGTCATCGTGGTCGTGGGGGTCATCTATGTAGAGCCAATTATAGGTTCCTTCATGTATTTCTTCTGCTAGGTCGAAAGAGTTTTTGCCTTTGTCCGGGTTTACTTTGATATCGGTTATTGTTGTGGTTAGGTTCCATGAATACGCGGCGTAACCATACTCTACGGTGGCTTTTATTGTTAGAGTGTGAGGCTGGTCTCTCGCAGAGTCGGTAAGCAACCAATAGAGGATTACATCTAAGGTGGCGTCTTGAACGTATGATGGGTAACCATCTGTATGGTTTGCTGGAACTTTGATGTAAGCGCGTTGTCCATCCATGCGCTCGACAACATCGGTGGAATTGTATTGGGCTTTTGCAAATTGGTCGTAATATCCCCAAGCTAATATAACCGCGCCTACAGGAATCGTTATTGGAGTGATGCTAAACTCTATCAATTCCCATCTCTGCGCTAAGTAGCCGCCAAAGCCCAACAGCCAATTGCTTGTGCTGGCAAGCAATCTGTACCAACTGCCAGTGTCGTCTGGCTGTGGTGGAGGATCAGTTTTTGTTTTAACGTTGTGTCCTCTGGGGAAACCAAAAGCGTCTGGTATGCCGCATCGTGAATTAGGATTTGAATCCTGCGCTTCCAAGTATAGATTTTTTATGAAGTTGTAATAGCCTTCTGCTTCAAATTTTATTGTTTTTCCGTTGAAGCTTGCGAGGTTGGATCCGCCGAGGCGTCCTGCGCCTTTGCTTAAGGAGCCGTCGTGGTTTTCGATGCCGTAGGTGAATGGGCGGTTAATGTTTTCTGCGTGGTTGTAGTTGAAGTAGACTAGGCCATTGACTGATGTCTCGAGTCCTTGGCGGTCTTGTTCATCTTCCCAAGCTGTGTACATCAGAAGAACGGTTTGAAATGTTAGGCGGGTTGCTGTGTTTTTCACACGCACGTTTCTCCATGTTACAACAAAATAGTTTCTGTAACTTATCGGCGGGTAGGGCGGAACGTGATAGTGATAACCAACAATTATTGAGGCTTGCTCGTCAACCACAAGGTCTGTCCACAAAGGCGCTATAAACGCGTTCGGCGCTTGCGGATTAGACAGCGAGGCAGGCTCGCCACCCTTATGTTCTGAAACGTCAAAGCTTATGAACCCGTTGCTGCTTATCCAAACGCAAGTCCACTCGCCATCCGCTTCGACACTTCTGTACTTGGCGTGGTAAAACTTGAACCTGAAATCGTTGCCTAAAACGCCCCAGAACACTGAAAGGTTAAGCTACGTGCCCCACTCGTCGCCCACACCCGTGTAAACAACCTTCTGGTCATAATCAGACTCGTCTATCCAAAAATATGGAGTATCCCACATTTCAAAATAATCAAGCCTACGCGAATTAGCCATCACACTAACATTAAAACGCACACAATCATGACCAGAGCCACCATATCTCAAATCATTCGCGGTATAACTAGTCAACCAAGCACCTAAGGCTATGGAAGCGTTGTCATCCGAATTCACACCATAAACGTTCTGGTCCCCTAGCTCGATGGGTCTATGCGGTCTTTCAAACTCAACAGCCGCATACGTTAAGGGCAATACTTGTAACAGAAGCATTGTGATTATGGTAAAGGCAGATATTCTATGGCGACTTTTCACGCTTCATCACTTTGCGTTGTAACTGTAACAGTGTATATGAAATGGCCCCCATCTGGTGCAGCTAGTTTTATGCACCGCCAGCCTGTTTTGGTTATCTTTAACATGAGTTGTTTTAACGAAGAATTTCCTCTGTTAAGCAGACAAGCCTCAAGCGTTCCGTTTGGACCATAAACGTATGTCTCAATCCCGCCGCCTCCTAAATAATTAAGATTGAGTATGACTGTGGTGCCTTCTTCCAGCCAAATTTTATAATAGTCTATTTGATCAAAAGGGTCAATTGGGCTTCCTATGTAGGCTCTGCGGGTTTGGTTTACGCTTAATTCCTCAGCAGTTTCGAAGCTGTTGTTATCGTCTGGAAAAACCTTCAGCACGAAAGGCTGAATAACCCTTTTGTAGACTGTGCCATTAAAATATGTAAATTCCACGTTTATCCTCAATAAATGTGACTGGTTATAGAGGCTG contains these protein-coding regions:
- a CDS encoding chorismate-binding protein, encoding MAKCPKCGTVVSSPKKKWTMAGRPDKSGKRMQLEIGLFDCPKCKKPFREVLSKKKV
- a CDS encoding TldD/PmbA family protein; its protein translation is MASALDCLKEAGEAVLRIAEKRGLSEAEAFLVSNRVLTVRLVNNAVFESKGVHDVGVGLRVLKGNMLGFSSTADLSKGSLEKLVDSALATAKARKLPFKYSFPKPSKVPKVSGVYDKRLAELPSEKAVDLAYDMVEASLGYSKKVVDNAGVLNIVNYETLVLNTHGVSAENCGTFFEASLSATAKSGKDVSEGSDATAGRSLKELKPKGVGEKAAEMAVCGLKAKRLKADTYTVILDYEPTHALIGYLSMLVSPLFAKLFSPLLLDKVGKKVASSQLTLVDDPLMPNGVGSAPVDDEGTPSKKNVIIDKGVLKTFVYDSFYGTMEKKRTTASAVRASLAVGVSSFPGKNYNCENVPVPRNAYFEVGKWKREEILEETKNGLLIRRFHYTRLTNPTRGDFTSILRMGLMTVKNGEIVGAVAKSRLLDNLLSMLANVDAVSDKLVVAGGWGDYTHTPVIRTKAHITPID
- a CDS encoding TldD/PmbA family protein; this encodes MESLMEEDLALFAVGYAVKFGADYVDVRLEDHYNELITVADGKVQRGVINRKRGLGVRTLVNGAWGFQSTTNLSKNGVKQAVEIAFKIAKASSRHVHAPVKLAPTKAYKISYETKVKVDLENVAFEDKLKEMMTWEKKLHTSKRIVRGTVDYTGIKIDKVFVNSEGANIRFSNSVAWVGLKADAKKGDVTQFYEKMTGHSGGYEIFQKKDMEEISAETGRKAESLLKAKAVKTEKDAVVVLDSNYVALLTHEIVGHPSEADRVLGREAAWAGTTWWADKIGEKIGSDYFTAYDDPTVAGTLGYFLYDDEGVKAKRKVLIEKGVLKGHMHSRETAAIFGVEPNAGMRAITFEYIPLIRMSNTFLGEGEWKRDELIEDTKRGYLISCMRHPSIDDKRYNWTISAQEAYEIKNGELTTHLRDVALTSTAPKFFKSINAATKDVELVPLPGCGKGDPMQALYVGNGGPYIRGVATVLGVQ
- a CDS encoding N-acetyltransferase codes for the protein MNKRKKSIKKPKSNIEIRQMTLEDVPSVWHLGEKTFTPSSLQYTYRTWNTDELLSLFSNDPELCLVAEHTKTNKIVGFALGTILKRPFSPWTYGYFVWAGVQKRFQKTGVGRRLYRELEKRFKEKGARIVMVDVESNNPAGIRFIKKLGFKEAQTYVWYSKNLEQ
- a CDS encoding signal peptidase I, whose product is MATATLKKLWKNEYVQTIITILLMLGIVFGFWYGVQFALNTEHPALAVASTSMLPTLKVGDLIIVQGVPPEQIHANYLDGDIVVFRNKSKPEDLIVHRAVRIENTSSGYIIYTKGDNVPGERDQFSPWPASLLVGKVVGKIPWVGNLALLMQSKANMYLFTIVIIIIIVLFLTFPFESEKEEKQGEKTVIWKEKKLFGKISLNMVYLLVINMLIITFIAFSLWGAFTFWQPGANPAQNVPIQGMYPDVEFHDNFSNVHEVYLISNFLSYTINANVSDGAHEGIRLGVPTFSWAQAAIILLIMVDVWELVKFLRRRKKVETVVEAQKPILTK